One segment of Rosa chinensis cultivar Old Blush chromosome 6, RchiOBHm-V2, whole genome shotgun sequence DNA contains the following:
- the LOC112171369 gene encoding acetylserotonin O-methyltransferase, with protein MEHRQRALTLEQKEEEQAKVEVWKYVFGFSKIAVVKCAIELGIADAIESHGSPMTLFELSTTLKCDPSSLYRIMRFLVHHQIFKEAQPKIPSGPKSYAQTPLSRCLLKSSQNSMAALILLESSPVMLAPWHGLSARILGNGTITPAFEAVHGEDIWSFAAANPGHSELINEAMACDASLALPALIESCLEVFNGIETIVDVGGGNGTTLGLLVKACPWIVRGINFDLPHVVSVAEENDRVENVGGDMFDCIPKADAAIIKWVLHDWGDEECIRILKKCNEAIPEDKGKVIILEAVIEEDEIKDELTDVRLMLDMVMMAHTSTGKERTLKEWGYVLGEAGFSRHTVTPINAVQSVIQAFP; from the exons ATGGAACATAGACAAAGGGCGCTAACATTGGAACAGAAAGAAGAGGAACAAGCCAAGGTGGAAGTGTGGAAATATGTGTTCGGGTTTTCAAAAATCGCAGTGGTGAAGTGTGCCATTGAGCTTGGAATAGCTGATGCTATTGAAAGCCATGGAAGCCCCATGACACTCTTTGAGCTATCCACAACTCTCAAGTGTGATCCTTCTTCCCTTTACCGCATCATGAGGTTCCTAGTTCACCACCAGATATTCAAAGAAGCCCAACCCAAAATCCCATCAGGCCCCAAAAGTTATGCACAAACACCTTTGTCCCGCTGTCTACTAAAATCCAGTCAAAATAGCATGGCTGCATTGATTTTGCTGGAGAGTAGTCCTGTAATGCTAGCACCATGGCATGGCCTTAGTGCCCGTATTCTAGGAAATGGTACTATTACACCCGCATTTGAGGCAGTACATGGTGAGGATATATGGAGCTTTGCAGCGGCTAat CCTGGTCACAGCGAGCTTATCAATGAAGCAATGGCTTGTGATGCAAGCTTGGCACTGCCTGCGCTGATTGAGAGTTGTTTAGAGGTTTTCAATGGGATTGAGACCATAGTAGATGTGGGTGGTGGTAATGGAACTACTTTAGGATTGTTGGTTAAGGCCTGTCCTTGGATTGTTCGAGGGATCAATTTTGATCTTCCTCATGTTGTATCTGTTGCTGAGGAGAATGATCGAGTGGAGAATGTTGGAGGAGACATGTTTGATTGTATTCCAAAGGCCGATGCTGCAATTATCAAG TGGGTCCTTCATGATTGGGGAGATGAGGAGTGCATCCGTATACTGAAGAAATGTAATGAAGCAATTCCTGAGGACAAAGGGAAGGTGATAATTCTGGAAGCTGttattgaagaagatgagatcaaagACGAGCTAACCGATGTGAGATTGATGCTAGATATGGTGATGATGGCCCATACTAGCACTGGCAAAGAGAGGACCTTGAAGGAATGGGGATATGTTCTTGGGGAAGCTGGCTTTAGCCGACACACGGTCACACCTATTAATGCTGTCCAATCTGTTATCCAGGCTTTTCCATAA
- the LOC112169058 gene encoding aquaporin NIP1-1 — protein MAENLATNGSHVLNVENDKPCSNTNQESSSSFFCVPFMQKVIAEVLGTYFMILTGCGSVVVNLNTENTVSFPGIAIVWGLVVMVLIYSVGHISGAHFNPAVTIAFATTKRFPWKQVPPYIAAQVLGSTFASGTLRLLFNKHQDHFVGTSPSGTPLQSLVIEFIITFYLMFVVSGVATDNRAIGELAGLAVGSTVLLNVLFAGPISGASMNPARSLGPAIVSNHYKNLWIYIVSPILGAVSGALVYNLIRFTDKPLRELTKSGSFLKGACRT, from the exons ATGGCAGAGAATCTTGCAACCAATGGAAGCCATGTTCTCAATGTTGAAAATGACAAACCTTGCTCCAATACCAACCAAGAATCAAGCAGTAGCTTTTTCTGTGTACCCTTTATGCAGAAG gTGATTGCTGAGGTGTTGGGGACATACTTTATGATATTGACGGGTTGTGGGTCTGTGGTGGTGAATTTGAACACAGAAAATACGGTGTCGTTTCCAGGGATTGCAATAGTTTGGGGACTGGTTGTGATGGTCTTGATTTACTCTGTTGGTCACATCTCTGGTGCTCATTTCAATCCTGCTGTCACTATTGCTTTTGCTACCACCAAGAGATTTCCATGGAAACAG GTACCCCCTTATATTGCTGCTCAAGTCCTTGGATCAACATTTGCAAGTGGTACACTCAGACTTCTGTTTAACAAGCATCAAGACCACTTTGTAGGAACAAGTCCCAGTGGAACTCCCTTGCAGTCTCTCGTGATTGAGTTCATAATCACATTTTACCTCATGTTTGTTGTTTCTGGTGTTGCTACTGATAACAGAGCG ATCGGAGAGCTTGCTGGGCTTGCAGTTGGCTCCACTGTTCTTCTGAATGTGTTGTTTGCAGG GCCAATTTCAGGAGCATCAATGAACCCAGCAAGAAGCTTAGGACCTGCAATAGTATCAAACCATTACAAAAACCTGTGGATTTACATTGTGTCACCAATTCTTGGAGCTGTAAGTGGTGCCTTGGTCTACAATTTAATCAGATTTACAGATAAGCCACTGCGTGAGCTCACCAAGAGTggttctttcttgaaaggcgcATGCCGTACCTAA